A part of Xenopus tropicalis strain Nigerian chromosome 4, UCB_Xtro_10.0, whole genome shotgun sequence genomic DNA contains:
- the ppp6r3 gene encoding serine/threonine-protein phosphatase 6 regulatory subunit 3 isoform X1 translates to MFAVSSMFWKFDLHSSSHIDTLLERDEVTLKELMDEEDILQECKAQNRKLVEFLLKAECLEDLVTFITEEPPQDMDEKIRYKYPNLSCELLTSDVSQINDRLGEDEALLKRLYAFLLNDPPLNPLLASFFSKVLSILISRKPEQIVEFLKKKDDFVNLIIKHIGTSAIMDLLLRLLTCIEPPQLRQDVLNWLNEEKIIQRLVEIVHPSQDEDRHSNASQSLCEIIRLSRDQMLQVQNSSEPDPLLATLEKKEILEQLLSNIFLKEKNESAIVSAIQILLTLLETRRPAFEGHIDLCPPGVNHSAFSVNKNVLAAIQERLPSFHQLLLDPPKTGVMKTTWGILDPPVGNTRLNVIRLIASLLQTNTHSINEELIELNTMGVILDMFFKYSWNNFLHTQVEICIALILASPGDSPEHSTISEQNSPADHVLLKHLFLKCHLIDRILEAWAMNEKRQSEGGQRYGYMGHLTRIANCIVHSIEKGPNSVLAHQLIKDLPTDAQERWETFCTSSLGETNKRNTVDLVTTRHIHSSSDDEIEFKDPGFSQDSAIQQAFSDYQMQQMTSNFIDQFGFNDEKFADQDDIGNVSFDRVSDINFSLNANESANIALFEACCKERIQQFDDGGSDEEDIWEEKNIAFPQETQRRSSSGSTDSEESTDSEEEETVKQGLFESSTVNHEDKMEVDANEASNWTANFDIPMETAHVANLDSVGSDVWSTEEPLSSKESGWASFSEFTSQISTKETVRSSSPVEMETSTEPVDPLSVNASAQTEVTVAMDAVSDGEEEVENADQMTETVMNGSMKETLSLTVDAKTETAVFKSEEGKLTTSHDSACKYGVVENFDTAMENPPPSQPSGSSQEQRTSEQIAVDGASANGPV, encoded by the exons ATGTTTGCAGTA TCAAGTATGTTTTGGAAATTCGACCTACATTCATCATCTCACATAGACACTCTTTTGGAAAGAGATGAGGTGACGCTAAAGGAATTGATGGATGAGGAGGATATATTGCAAGAATGCAAGGCCCAGAATCGAAAGCTTGTGGAGTTTTTATTAAAAGCTGAATGCTTAGAAGACTTGGTGACTTTCATAACTGAGGAACCACCCCAAGACATGGATGAGAAGATAAGATACAA GTATCCTAATTTGTCTTGTGAGCTGCTAACCTCTGATGTGTCCCAGATAAATGACCGACTAGGAGAAGATGAAGCTTTACTCAAGAGACTATATGCCTTTCTTTTGAATGATCCTCCATTGAATCCTTTGCTTGCCAGCTTCTTCAGCAAAGTGTTAAGCATTTTAATCAGCCGGAAACCAGAAcag attgtgGAATTCTTAAAGAAAAAAGATGACTTTGTCAACCTGATCATAAAACACATAGGAACCTCTGCAATTATGGACTTGCTGCTACGACTTCTCACGTGTATCGAGCCACCACAACTCAGACAAGATGTCCTAAat TGGTTAAATGAAGAGAAGATTATTCAAAGGCTTGTAGAAATTGTTCACCCGTCACAGGATGAAGAT AGGCACTCAAATGCTTCACAATCACTTTGTGAGATTATACGTCTGAGCAGAGATCAGATGCTACAAGTACAAAACAGCTCCGAGCCAGATCCACTGCTTGCCACTCTGGAAAA GAAAGAAATTTTAGAGCAGCttttatcaaatatatttttgaaagagAAAAATGAATCTGCGATAGTCAGTGCAATACAGATTTTGCTGACCTTATTAGAAACAAGAAGACCGGC atTTGAAGGGCATATAGACCTTTGTCCTCCTGGAGTGAACCATTCTGCGTTTTCagtcaataaaaatgtattggcaGCCATTCAAGAGAGACTTCCATCTTTTCACCAGCTCCTTCTGGACCCTCCAAAG ACTGGTGTAATGAAGACAACTTGGGGAATTCTTGATCCTCCTGTAGGGAATACCAGGTTAAATGTGATAAGGCTAATAGCGAGTCTACTCCAGACCAATACACATTCAATCAACGAGGAGCTTATTGAGCTGAACACAATGGGAGTTATACTG GACATGTTTTTTAAATACTCTTGGAACAATTTTCTTCACACCCAAGTAGAAATCTGCATAGCATTGATTCTTGCTAGCCCTGGTGACTCTCCAGAGCACAGCACGATTAGTGAGCAGAACTCCCCTGCAGACCATGTTCTTTTAAAGCAT CTATTCCTGAAATGCCACTTAATAGATCGAATACTTGAAGCTTGGGCTATGAATGAAAAAAGACA GTCTGAAGGAGGACAGAGGTACGGCTACATGGGTCACTTAACACGAATAGCAAACTGCATTGTCCATAGCATAGAGAAAGGGCCAAACAGTGTTCTAGCCCACCAGCTTATCAAAG ATTTGCCAACTGATGCCCAGGAAAGATGGGAAACATTTTGCACAAGTTCACTGGGAGAAACAAACAAGAGAAACACAGTGGACCTG GTTACAACAAGACATATCCACTCCTCCAGCGATGATGAAATTGAGTTTAAAGACCCTGGTTTCTCACAAGATTCTGCCATACAGCAG GCCTTTTCTGATTATCAGATGCAACAAATGACGTCCAATTTTATTGACCAGTTTGGCTTCAACGATGAGAAGTTTGCTGACCAAGATGACATCGGGAA CGTCTCCTTTGATCGAGTGTCAGACATCAACTTCTCCCTCAATGCAAATGAAAGT GCTAATATAGCTCTGTTTGAGGCCTGCTGCAAGGAGAGAATACAACAGTTTGATGATGGTGGATCAGATGAGGAAGACATCTGGGAAGAGAAAAATATTGCCTTCCCCCAAGAGACACAAAGGAGGTCAAG CTCAGGAAGCACAGACAGTGAAGAGAGCACAGATTCTGAAGAGGAAGAAACTGTTAAACAGGGATTATTTGAGTCAAGCACAGTCAACCACGAAGACAAAATGGAAGTCGATGCTAATGAAG CAAGCAACTGGACTGCAAATTTTGACATCCCAATGGAAACTGCACACGTGGCAAACCTGGACTCTGTTGGTTCTGATGTATGGAGCACAGAAGAGCCCTTGTCTTCTAAAGAAAGTGGCTGGGCCTCTTTTTCTGAATTCACATCTCAAATTAG taCAAAGGAGACAGTAAGAAGTAGCTCCCCTGTTGAAATGGAAACAAGCACAGAGCCAGTGGATCCTCTCAGTGTAAATGCATCAGCACAAACAGAAG TTACTGTTGCTATGGATGCAGTTTCTGATGGGGAAGAGGAGGTGGAAAATGCAGATCAGATGACAGAAACTGTGATGAATGGCAGCATGAAGGAAACGCTCAGCCTTACCGTAGATGCAAAAACAGAAACCGCTGTTTTTAAAAG TGAGGAAGGGAAACTGACTACCTCTCATGATTCAGCTTGTAAATATGGTGTAGTGGAAAACTTTGACACAGCAATGGAAAATCCTCCTCCTTCACAGCCCAGTGGTAGCAGTCAAGAACAGAG AACCTCTGAACAAATTGCGGTAGACGGAGCTTCAGCAAATGGGCCTGTATGA
- the ppp6r3 gene encoding serine/threonine-protein phosphatase 6 regulatory subunit 3 isoform X3, with translation MFAVSSMFWKFDLHSSSHIDTLLERDEVTLKELMDEEDILQECKAQNRKLVEFLLKAECLEDLVTFITEEPPQDMDEKIRYKYPNLSCELLTSDVSQINDRLGEDEALLKRLYAFLLNDPPLNPLLASFFSKVLSILISRKPEQIVEFLKKKDDFVNLIIKHIGTSAIMDLLLRLLTCIEPPQLRQDVLNWLNEEKIIQRLVEIVHPSQDEDRHSNASQSLCEIIRLSRDQMLQVQNSSEPDPLLATLEKKEILEQLLSNIFLKEKNESAIVSAIQILLTLLETRRPAFEGHIDLCPPGVNHSAFSVNKNVLAAIQERLPSFHQLLLDPPKTGVMKTTWGILDPPVGNTRLNVIRLIASLLQTNTHSINEELIELNTMGVILDMFFKYSWNNFLHTQVEICIALILASPGDSPEHSTISEQNSPADHVLLKHLFLKCHLIDRILEAWAMNEKRQSEGGQRYGYMGHLTRIANCIVHSIEKGPNSVLAHQLIKDLPTDAQERWETFCTSSLGETNKRNTVDLVTTRHIHSSSDDEIEFKDPGFSQDSAIQQMQQMTSNFIDQFGFNDEKFADQDDIGNVSFDRVSDINFSLNANESANIALFEACCKERIQQFDDGGSDEEDIWEEKNIAFPQETQRRSSSGSTDSEESTDSEEEETVKQGLFESSTVNHEDKMEVDANEASNWTANFDIPMETAHVANLDSVGSDVWSTEEPLSSKESGWASFSEFTSQISTKETVRSSSPVEMETSTEPVDPLSVNASAQTEVTVAMDAVSDGEEEVENADQMTETVMNGSMKETLSLTVDAKTETAVFKSEEGKLTTSHDSACKYGVVENFDTAMENPPPSQPSGSSQEQRTSEQIAVDGASANGPV, from the exons ATGTTTGCAGTA TCAAGTATGTTTTGGAAATTCGACCTACATTCATCATCTCACATAGACACTCTTTTGGAAAGAGATGAGGTGACGCTAAAGGAATTGATGGATGAGGAGGATATATTGCAAGAATGCAAGGCCCAGAATCGAAAGCTTGTGGAGTTTTTATTAAAAGCTGAATGCTTAGAAGACTTGGTGACTTTCATAACTGAGGAACCACCCCAAGACATGGATGAGAAGATAAGATACAA GTATCCTAATTTGTCTTGTGAGCTGCTAACCTCTGATGTGTCCCAGATAAATGACCGACTAGGAGAAGATGAAGCTTTACTCAAGAGACTATATGCCTTTCTTTTGAATGATCCTCCATTGAATCCTTTGCTTGCCAGCTTCTTCAGCAAAGTGTTAAGCATTTTAATCAGCCGGAAACCAGAAcag attgtgGAATTCTTAAAGAAAAAAGATGACTTTGTCAACCTGATCATAAAACACATAGGAACCTCTGCAATTATGGACTTGCTGCTACGACTTCTCACGTGTATCGAGCCACCACAACTCAGACAAGATGTCCTAAat TGGTTAAATGAAGAGAAGATTATTCAAAGGCTTGTAGAAATTGTTCACCCGTCACAGGATGAAGAT AGGCACTCAAATGCTTCACAATCACTTTGTGAGATTATACGTCTGAGCAGAGATCAGATGCTACAAGTACAAAACAGCTCCGAGCCAGATCCACTGCTTGCCACTCTGGAAAA GAAAGAAATTTTAGAGCAGCttttatcaaatatatttttgaaagagAAAAATGAATCTGCGATAGTCAGTGCAATACAGATTTTGCTGACCTTATTAGAAACAAGAAGACCGGC atTTGAAGGGCATATAGACCTTTGTCCTCCTGGAGTGAACCATTCTGCGTTTTCagtcaataaaaatgtattggcaGCCATTCAAGAGAGACTTCCATCTTTTCACCAGCTCCTTCTGGACCCTCCAAAG ACTGGTGTAATGAAGACAACTTGGGGAATTCTTGATCCTCCTGTAGGGAATACCAGGTTAAATGTGATAAGGCTAATAGCGAGTCTACTCCAGACCAATACACATTCAATCAACGAGGAGCTTATTGAGCTGAACACAATGGGAGTTATACTG GACATGTTTTTTAAATACTCTTGGAACAATTTTCTTCACACCCAAGTAGAAATCTGCATAGCATTGATTCTTGCTAGCCCTGGTGACTCTCCAGAGCACAGCACGATTAGTGAGCAGAACTCCCCTGCAGACCATGTTCTTTTAAAGCAT CTATTCCTGAAATGCCACTTAATAGATCGAATACTTGAAGCTTGGGCTATGAATGAAAAAAGACA GTCTGAAGGAGGACAGAGGTACGGCTACATGGGTCACTTAACACGAATAGCAAACTGCATTGTCCATAGCATAGAGAAAGGGCCAAACAGTGTTCTAGCCCACCAGCTTATCAAAG ATTTGCCAACTGATGCCCAGGAAAGATGGGAAACATTTTGCACAAGTTCACTGGGAGAAACAAACAAGAGAAACACAGTGGACCTG GTTACAACAAGACATATCCACTCCTCCAGCGATGATGAAATTGAGTTTAAAGACCCTGGTTTCTCACAAGATTCTGCCATACAGCAG ATGCAACAAATGACGTCCAATTTTATTGACCAGTTTGGCTTCAACGATGAGAAGTTTGCTGACCAAGATGACATCGGGAA CGTCTCCTTTGATCGAGTGTCAGACATCAACTTCTCCCTCAATGCAAATGAAAGT GCTAATATAGCTCTGTTTGAGGCCTGCTGCAAGGAGAGAATACAACAGTTTGATGATGGTGGATCAGATGAGGAAGACATCTGGGAAGAGAAAAATATTGCCTTCCCCCAAGAGACACAAAGGAGGTCAAG CTCAGGAAGCACAGACAGTGAAGAGAGCACAGATTCTGAAGAGGAAGAAACTGTTAAACAGGGATTATTTGAGTCAAGCACAGTCAACCACGAAGACAAAATGGAAGTCGATGCTAATGAAG CAAGCAACTGGACTGCAAATTTTGACATCCCAATGGAAACTGCACACGTGGCAAACCTGGACTCTGTTGGTTCTGATGTATGGAGCACAGAAGAGCCCTTGTCTTCTAAAGAAAGTGGCTGGGCCTCTTTTTCTGAATTCACATCTCAAATTAG taCAAAGGAGACAGTAAGAAGTAGCTCCCCTGTTGAAATGGAAACAAGCACAGAGCCAGTGGATCCTCTCAGTGTAAATGCATCAGCACAAACAGAAG TTACTGTTGCTATGGATGCAGTTTCTGATGGGGAAGAGGAGGTGGAAAATGCAGATCAGATGACAGAAACTGTGATGAATGGCAGCATGAAGGAAACGCTCAGCCTTACCGTAGATGCAAAAACAGAAACCGCTGTTTTTAAAAG TGAGGAAGGGAAACTGACTACCTCTCATGATTCAGCTTGTAAATATGGTGTAGTGGAAAACTTTGACACAGCAATGGAAAATCCTCCTCCTTCACAGCCCAGTGGTAGCAGTCAAGAACAGAG AACCTCTGAACAAATTGCGGTAGACGGAGCTTCAGCAAATGGGCCTGTATGA
- the ppp6r3 gene encoding serine/threonine-protein phosphatase 6 regulatory subunit 3 isoform X4 translates to MFAVSSMFWKFDLHSSSHIDTLLERDEVTLKELMDEEDILQECKAQNRKLVEFLLKAECLEDLVTFITEEPPQDMDEKIRYKYPNLSCELLTSDVSQINDRLGEDEALLKRLYAFLLNDPPLNPLLASFFSKVLSILISRKPEQIVEFLKKKDDFVNLIIKHIGTSAIMDLLLRLLTCIEPPQLRQDVLNWLNEEKIIQRLVEIVHPSQDEDRHSNASQSLCEIIRLSRDQMLQVQNSSEPDPLLATLEKKEILEQLLSNIFLKEKNESAIVSAIQILLTLLETRRPAFEGHIDLCPPGVNHSAFSVNKNVLAAIQERLPSFHQLLLDPPKTGVMKTTWGILDPPVGNTRLNVIRLIASLLQTNTHSINEELIELNTMGVILDMFFKYSWNNFLHTQVEICIALILASPGDSPEHSTISEQNSPADHVLLKHLFLKCHLIDRILEAWAMNEKRQSEGGQRYGYMGHLTRIANCIVHSIEKGPNSVLAHQLIKDLPTDAQERWETFCTSSLGETNKRNTVDLVTTRHIHSSSDDEIEFKDPGFSQDSAIQQFGFNDEKFADQDDIGNVSFDRVSDINFSLNANESANIALFEACCKERIQQFDDGGSDEEDIWEEKNIAFPQETQRRSSSGSTDSEESTDSEEEETVKQGLFESSTVNHEDKMEVDANEASNWTANFDIPMETAHVANLDSVGSDVWSTEEPLSSKESGWASFSEFTSQISTKETVRSSSPVEMETSTEPVDPLSVNASAQTEVTVAMDAVSDGEEEVENADQMTETVMNGSMKETLSLTVDAKTETAVFKSEEGKLTTSHDSACKYGVVENFDTAMENPPPSQPSGSSQEQRTSEQIAVDGASANGPV, encoded by the exons ATGTTTGCAGTA TCAAGTATGTTTTGGAAATTCGACCTACATTCATCATCTCACATAGACACTCTTTTGGAAAGAGATGAGGTGACGCTAAAGGAATTGATGGATGAGGAGGATATATTGCAAGAATGCAAGGCCCAGAATCGAAAGCTTGTGGAGTTTTTATTAAAAGCTGAATGCTTAGAAGACTTGGTGACTTTCATAACTGAGGAACCACCCCAAGACATGGATGAGAAGATAAGATACAA GTATCCTAATTTGTCTTGTGAGCTGCTAACCTCTGATGTGTCCCAGATAAATGACCGACTAGGAGAAGATGAAGCTTTACTCAAGAGACTATATGCCTTTCTTTTGAATGATCCTCCATTGAATCCTTTGCTTGCCAGCTTCTTCAGCAAAGTGTTAAGCATTTTAATCAGCCGGAAACCAGAAcag attgtgGAATTCTTAAAGAAAAAAGATGACTTTGTCAACCTGATCATAAAACACATAGGAACCTCTGCAATTATGGACTTGCTGCTACGACTTCTCACGTGTATCGAGCCACCACAACTCAGACAAGATGTCCTAAat TGGTTAAATGAAGAGAAGATTATTCAAAGGCTTGTAGAAATTGTTCACCCGTCACAGGATGAAGAT AGGCACTCAAATGCTTCACAATCACTTTGTGAGATTATACGTCTGAGCAGAGATCAGATGCTACAAGTACAAAACAGCTCCGAGCCAGATCCACTGCTTGCCACTCTGGAAAA GAAAGAAATTTTAGAGCAGCttttatcaaatatatttttgaaagagAAAAATGAATCTGCGATAGTCAGTGCAATACAGATTTTGCTGACCTTATTAGAAACAAGAAGACCGGC atTTGAAGGGCATATAGACCTTTGTCCTCCTGGAGTGAACCATTCTGCGTTTTCagtcaataaaaatgtattggcaGCCATTCAAGAGAGACTTCCATCTTTTCACCAGCTCCTTCTGGACCCTCCAAAG ACTGGTGTAATGAAGACAACTTGGGGAATTCTTGATCCTCCTGTAGGGAATACCAGGTTAAATGTGATAAGGCTAATAGCGAGTCTACTCCAGACCAATACACATTCAATCAACGAGGAGCTTATTGAGCTGAACACAATGGGAGTTATACTG GACATGTTTTTTAAATACTCTTGGAACAATTTTCTTCACACCCAAGTAGAAATCTGCATAGCATTGATTCTTGCTAGCCCTGGTGACTCTCCAGAGCACAGCACGATTAGTGAGCAGAACTCCCCTGCAGACCATGTTCTTTTAAAGCAT CTATTCCTGAAATGCCACTTAATAGATCGAATACTTGAAGCTTGGGCTATGAATGAAAAAAGACA GTCTGAAGGAGGACAGAGGTACGGCTACATGGGTCACTTAACACGAATAGCAAACTGCATTGTCCATAGCATAGAGAAAGGGCCAAACAGTGTTCTAGCCCACCAGCTTATCAAAG ATTTGCCAACTGATGCCCAGGAAAGATGGGAAACATTTTGCACAAGTTCACTGGGAGAAACAAACAAGAGAAACACAGTGGACCTG GTTACAACAAGACATATCCACTCCTCCAGCGATGATGAAATTGAGTTTAAAGACCCTGGTTTCTCACAAGATTCTGCCATACAGCAG TTTGGCTTCAACGATGAGAAGTTTGCTGACCAAGATGACATCGGGAA CGTCTCCTTTGATCGAGTGTCAGACATCAACTTCTCCCTCAATGCAAATGAAAGT GCTAATATAGCTCTGTTTGAGGCCTGCTGCAAGGAGAGAATACAACAGTTTGATGATGGTGGATCAGATGAGGAAGACATCTGGGAAGAGAAAAATATTGCCTTCCCCCAAGAGACACAAAGGAGGTCAAG CTCAGGAAGCACAGACAGTGAAGAGAGCACAGATTCTGAAGAGGAAGAAACTGTTAAACAGGGATTATTTGAGTCAAGCACAGTCAACCACGAAGACAAAATGGAAGTCGATGCTAATGAAG CAAGCAACTGGACTGCAAATTTTGACATCCCAATGGAAACTGCACACGTGGCAAACCTGGACTCTGTTGGTTCTGATGTATGGAGCACAGAAGAGCCCTTGTCTTCTAAAGAAAGTGGCTGGGCCTCTTTTTCTGAATTCACATCTCAAATTAG taCAAAGGAGACAGTAAGAAGTAGCTCCCCTGTTGAAATGGAAACAAGCACAGAGCCAGTGGATCCTCTCAGTGTAAATGCATCAGCACAAACAGAAG TTACTGTTGCTATGGATGCAGTTTCTGATGGGGAAGAGGAGGTGGAAAATGCAGATCAGATGACAGAAACTGTGATGAATGGCAGCATGAAGGAAACGCTCAGCCTTACCGTAGATGCAAAAACAGAAACCGCTGTTTTTAAAAG TGAGGAAGGGAAACTGACTACCTCTCATGATTCAGCTTGTAAATATGGTGTAGTGGAAAACTTTGACACAGCAATGGAAAATCCTCCTCCTTCACAGCCCAGTGGTAGCAGTCAAGAACAGAG AACCTCTGAACAAATTGCGGTAGACGGAGCTTCAGCAAATGGGCCTGTATGA
- the ppp6r3 gene encoding serine/threonine-protein phosphatase 6 regulatory subunit 3 isoform X2 has translation MFWKFDLHSSSHIDTLLERDEVTLKELMDEEDILQECKAQNRKLVEFLLKAECLEDLVTFITEEPPQDMDEKIRYKYPNLSCELLTSDVSQINDRLGEDEALLKRLYAFLLNDPPLNPLLASFFSKVLSILISRKPEQIVEFLKKKDDFVNLIIKHIGTSAIMDLLLRLLTCIEPPQLRQDVLNWLNEEKIIQRLVEIVHPSQDEDRHSNASQSLCEIIRLSRDQMLQVQNSSEPDPLLATLEKKEILEQLLSNIFLKEKNESAIVSAIQILLTLLETRRPAFEGHIDLCPPGVNHSAFSVNKNVLAAIQERLPSFHQLLLDPPKTGVMKTTWGILDPPVGNTRLNVIRLIASLLQTNTHSINEELIELNTMGVILDMFFKYSWNNFLHTQVEICIALILASPGDSPEHSTISEQNSPADHVLLKHLFLKCHLIDRILEAWAMNEKRQSEGGQRYGYMGHLTRIANCIVHSIEKGPNSVLAHQLIKDLPTDAQERWETFCTSSLGETNKRNTVDLVTTRHIHSSSDDEIEFKDPGFSQDSAIQQAFSDYQMQQMTSNFIDQFGFNDEKFADQDDIGNVSFDRVSDINFSLNANESANIALFEACCKERIQQFDDGGSDEEDIWEEKNIAFPQETQRRSSSGSTDSEESTDSEEEETVKQGLFESSTVNHEDKMEVDANEASNWTANFDIPMETAHVANLDSVGSDVWSTEEPLSSKESGWASFSEFTSQISTKETVRSSSPVEMETSTEPVDPLSVNASAQTEVTVAMDAVSDGEEEVENADQMTETVMNGSMKETLSLTVDAKTETAVFKSEEGKLTTSHDSACKYGVVENFDTAMENPPPSQPSGSSQEQRTSEQIAVDGASANGPV, from the exons ATGTTTTGGAAATTCGACCTACATTCATCATCTCACATAGACACTCTTTTGGAAAGAGATGAGGTGACGCTAAAGGAATTGATGGATGAGGAGGATATATTGCAAGAATGCAAGGCCCAGAATCGAAAGCTTGTGGAGTTTTTATTAAAAGCTGAATGCTTAGAAGACTTGGTGACTTTCATAACTGAGGAACCACCCCAAGACATGGATGAGAAGATAAGATACAA GTATCCTAATTTGTCTTGTGAGCTGCTAACCTCTGATGTGTCCCAGATAAATGACCGACTAGGAGAAGATGAAGCTTTACTCAAGAGACTATATGCCTTTCTTTTGAATGATCCTCCATTGAATCCTTTGCTTGCCAGCTTCTTCAGCAAAGTGTTAAGCATTTTAATCAGCCGGAAACCAGAAcag attgtgGAATTCTTAAAGAAAAAAGATGACTTTGTCAACCTGATCATAAAACACATAGGAACCTCTGCAATTATGGACTTGCTGCTACGACTTCTCACGTGTATCGAGCCACCACAACTCAGACAAGATGTCCTAAat TGGTTAAATGAAGAGAAGATTATTCAAAGGCTTGTAGAAATTGTTCACCCGTCACAGGATGAAGAT AGGCACTCAAATGCTTCACAATCACTTTGTGAGATTATACGTCTGAGCAGAGATCAGATGCTACAAGTACAAAACAGCTCCGAGCCAGATCCACTGCTTGCCACTCTGGAAAA GAAAGAAATTTTAGAGCAGCttttatcaaatatatttttgaaagagAAAAATGAATCTGCGATAGTCAGTGCAATACAGATTTTGCTGACCTTATTAGAAACAAGAAGACCGGC atTTGAAGGGCATATAGACCTTTGTCCTCCTGGAGTGAACCATTCTGCGTTTTCagtcaataaaaatgtattggcaGCCATTCAAGAGAGACTTCCATCTTTTCACCAGCTCCTTCTGGACCCTCCAAAG ACTGGTGTAATGAAGACAACTTGGGGAATTCTTGATCCTCCTGTAGGGAATACCAGGTTAAATGTGATAAGGCTAATAGCGAGTCTACTCCAGACCAATACACATTCAATCAACGAGGAGCTTATTGAGCTGAACACAATGGGAGTTATACTG GACATGTTTTTTAAATACTCTTGGAACAATTTTCTTCACACCCAAGTAGAAATCTGCATAGCATTGATTCTTGCTAGCCCTGGTGACTCTCCAGAGCACAGCACGATTAGTGAGCAGAACTCCCCTGCAGACCATGTTCTTTTAAAGCAT CTATTCCTGAAATGCCACTTAATAGATCGAATACTTGAAGCTTGGGCTATGAATGAAAAAAGACA GTCTGAAGGAGGACAGAGGTACGGCTACATGGGTCACTTAACACGAATAGCAAACTGCATTGTCCATAGCATAGAGAAAGGGCCAAACAGTGTTCTAGCCCACCAGCTTATCAAAG ATTTGCCAACTGATGCCCAGGAAAGATGGGAAACATTTTGCACAAGTTCACTGGGAGAAACAAACAAGAGAAACACAGTGGACCTG GTTACAACAAGACATATCCACTCCTCCAGCGATGATGAAATTGAGTTTAAAGACCCTGGTTTCTCACAAGATTCTGCCATACAGCAG GCCTTTTCTGATTATCAGATGCAACAAATGACGTCCAATTTTATTGACCAGTTTGGCTTCAACGATGAGAAGTTTGCTGACCAAGATGACATCGGGAA CGTCTCCTTTGATCGAGTGTCAGACATCAACTTCTCCCTCAATGCAAATGAAAGT GCTAATATAGCTCTGTTTGAGGCCTGCTGCAAGGAGAGAATACAACAGTTTGATGATGGTGGATCAGATGAGGAAGACATCTGGGAAGAGAAAAATATTGCCTTCCCCCAAGAGACACAAAGGAGGTCAAG CTCAGGAAGCACAGACAGTGAAGAGAGCACAGATTCTGAAGAGGAAGAAACTGTTAAACAGGGATTATTTGAGTCAAGCACAGTCAACCACGAAGACAAAATGGAAGTCGATGCTAATGAAG CAAGCAACTGGACTGCAAATTTTGACATCCCAATGGAAACTGCACACGTGGCAAACCTGGACTCTGTTGGTTCTGATGTATGGAGCACAGAAGAGCCCTTGTCTTCTAAAGAAAGTGGCTGGGCCTCTTTTTCTGAATTCACATCTCAAATTAG taCAAAGGAGACAGTAAGAAGTAGCTCCCCTGTTGAAATGGAAACAAGCACAGAGCCAGTGGATCCTCTCAGTGTAAATGCATCAGCACAAACAGAAG TTACTGTTGCTATGGATGCAGTTTCTGATGGGGAAGAGGAGGTGGAAAATGCAGATCAGATGACAGAAACTGTGATGAATGGCAGCATGAAGGAAACGCTCAGCCTTACCGTAGATGCAAAAACAGAAACCGCTGTTTTTAAAAG TGAGGAAGGGAAACTGACTACCTCTCATGATTCAGCTTGTAAATATGGTGTAGTGGAAAACTTTGACACAGCAATGGAAAATCCTCCTCCTTCACAGCCCAGTGGTAGCAGTCAAGAACAGAG AACCTCTGAACAAATTGCGGTAGACGGAGCTTCAGCAAATGGGCCTGTATGA